A single genomic interval of Alteromonas sp. BL110 harbors:
- a CDS encoding dipeptidyl-peptidase 3 family protein, with the protein MKKTTSTYSPIAAAVAGLFMLTACSKSADTTQTQTAKPETDTAQTLLVDESRLSIYHGVDLTSDLSHLSDNQHKMLSLLIDASKIMDDLFWKQAFFEDKDAFLSSISDEKVRHFAAINYGPWDRLNGDTPFISGYADKTLGAEFYPHDMEKEEFATAEFADKQGLYSMVKRDEAGNLYSVPYSEAFKSELMKASDLLKEASTLAEDESFKQYLQLRSEALLSNDYLASDMAWMDMKTNPVELVIGPIESYEDQLFGYRAAFEAYVLIKDLAWSEKLAKYAAFLPELQQGLPVADAYKAEMPGSDADLNAYDVIYYAGHSNAGSKTIAINLPNDERVQLEKGTRRLQLKNAMRAKFDTILVPIADTLIVPEQREHITFDAFFANTMFHEVAHGLGIKNTLDGSGTVRGALKEHASALEEGKADILGLYMVQSLLEKGEITEGTLEDYYVTFMAGIFRSVRFGASSAHGKANMIRFNFFAQQGAFEKTEDGMYRVNMEKMGAAVEALSELILTLQGDGDYDGVAKLVETMGVIKPDLASDLARLEAASIPVDIHFNQGKKVLGLAE; encoded by the coding sequence ATTAAAAAAACGACTTCAACTTATTCGCCTATTGCTGCTGCAGTAGCAGGGCTATTTATGCTGACCGCCTGCAGCAAAAGCGCCGATACAACGCAAACTCAAACGGCAAAGCCTGAAACCGATACAGCGCAAACTTTACTTGTAGACGAGTCCCGCTTGTCTATTTATCACGGTGTAGACCTTACCAGCGATTTATCACACCTTAGTGACAACCAGCATAAAATGCTTTCGCTTTTAATAGATGCGTCAAAAATTATGGATGACCTGTTTTGGAAGCAGGCATTTTTTGAAGATAAAGACGCCTTCCTTTCCTCAATAAGCGACGAAAAAGTACGCCATTTTGCCGCCATAAACTATGGACCTTGGGATCGACTTAACGGCGATACACCATTTATCAGCGGCTATGCAGACAAAACCCTAGGCGCTGAGTTTTACCCTCACGATATGGAAAAGGAAGAATTTGCTACGGCTGAGTTTGCCGACAAACAAGGCTTGTATTCTATGGTGAAGCGCGATGAAGCCGGTAACCTTTATTCTGTGCCCTACTCTGAAGCATTTAAAAGCGAATTAATGAAGGCATCTGATTTGCTTAAGGAGGCGTCTACCCTGGCTGAAGACGAAAGCTTCAAGCAATACCTGCAACTGCGTTCTGAGGCATTGTTGTCTAACGACTATCTTGCTTCCGATATGGCGTGGATGGATATGAAGACCAACCCTGTTGAGCTGGTTATTGGCCCTATTGAAAGCTACGAAGATCAACTCTTTGGCTATCGCGCGGCATTTGAAGCCTACGTGCTTATTAAAGATTTAGCGTGGAGTGAGAAGCTAGCTAAGTACGCCGCTTTCCTACCTGAGCTTCAGCAAGGCCTTCCTGTTGCTGATGCTTACAAAGCTGAGATGCCTGGCTCTGATGCAGACCTCAATGCGTATGACGTTATTTATTACGCAGGCCACTCTAATGCCGGTAGCAAAACCATTGCGATTAACCTGCCAAATGACGAGCGCGTACAGCTAGAAAAAGGCACCCGCCGTCTACAGCTGAAAAACGCAATGCGCGCCAAATTCGATACTATTTTAGTACCTATTGCAGATACGCTAATTGTGCCTGAACAACGTGAACACATTACGTTTGACGCCTTTTTCGCAAATACTATGTTTCACGAAGTGGCTCATGGTCTTGGCATTAAAAACACCTTAGACGGTTCGGGTACCGTGCGCGGCGCACTTAAGGAACATGCTTCAGCCCTTGAAGAAGGTAAAGCAGATATTCTAGGTTTGTACATGGTACAAAGCCTTCTAGAAAAAGGTGAAATTACCGAAGGTACACTGGAAGACTATTACGTTACTTTTATGGCGGGAATTTTCCGTTCAGTGCGTTTCGGTGCAAGCTCTGCTCACGGCAAAGCGAACATGATTCGTTTTAACTTTTTTGCACAGCAAGGTGCGTTTGAGAAAACAGAAGACGGCATGTATCGCGTGAATATGGAGAAGATGGGTGCTGCAGTAGAGGCACTTTCTGAATTGATCCTTACGCTTCAAGGTGACGGCGATTACGACGGTGTCGCAAAACTGGTCGAAACTATGGGTGTAATTAAGCCTGACCTCGCGTCAGATTTAGCACGCTTAGAAGCAGCCAGCATCCCGGTTGATATTCACTTTAATCAAGGTAAGAAAGTGTTAGGACTTGCTGAATAA
- a CDS encoding histidine triad nucleotide-binding protein, with the protein MAETIFDKIISKEIPAEILYEDELALAFKDINPQAPTHFLVIPKKQIATVNDIAEEDREVVGHLSYVAAKIAKEQGFADQGFRTVMNCNEYGGQTVYHIHLHVLAGKPLGWPPYTENMKQHVE; encoded by the coding sequence ATGGCAGAAACAATTTTTGATAAAATTATCAGCAAGGAAATTCCAGCAGAGATTTTGTACGAAGACGAACTAGCGCTGGCGTTTAAAGATATAAACCCTCAGGCGCCTACTCACTTTTTGGTTATTCCTAAAAAGCAAATTGCCACGGTAAATGATATTGCTGAAGAAGATCGCGAAGTAGTAGGGCACTTGTCATATGTAGCAGCAAAAATTGCCAAGGAGCAAGGATTTGCCGATCAGGGTTTTCGTACCGTCATGAATTGTAACGAATACGGCGGCCAAACCGTATATCACATTCACCTTCACGTGTTGGCGGGCAAACCGCTGGGCTGGCCTCCGTATACTGAGAATATGAAGCAGCACGTAGAGTAA
- a CDS encoding undecaprenyl-diphosphate phosphatase, which yields MTLFEIIILAIIQGVTEFLPISSSGHLLLPAELFGWVSQGLAFDVAVHVGSLLAVMIYFRQEIGQMTVAWVTQGFSKQQSTDSKLAWYVIVATIPAVIIGFLMKGWIEDNARTALVIAGTTIIFGLLLWYADSTAKREQELEGLTLKQAIYIGLAQVLALIPGTSRSGITMTAGLMLGLKREACARFSFLLSIPVILGAGLLATLDLLKANEAVDWYALLYGAAFSFVSAYLCIYLFLSWISRIGMLPFVIYRLALGVILLWFVFA from the coding sequence ATGACACTTTTCGAAATCATTATTTTAGCAATCATTCAGGGCGTTACTGAATTTCTTCCAATCAGTAGTTCTGGGCACTTGCTGCTACCCGCTGAGCTTTTCGGTTGGGTAAGCCAGGGTTTGGCGTTTGACGTAGCAGTACATGTGGGAAGCCTTCTTGCAGTTATGATCTATTTTCGTCAAGAAATAGGGCAGATGACAGTAGCATGGGTGACTCAAGGCTTCAGCAAGCAGCAATCTACCGACAGTAAACTTGCGTGGTACGTTATTGTGGCGACTATTCCAGCGGTCATCATTGGCTTTTTGATGAAAGGCTGGATAGAAGATAATGCACGTACAGCATTGGTAATCGCAGGTACCACCATCATTTTCGGTTTGCTTTTATGGTATGCCGATTCGACAGCAAAGCGGGAACAAGAGCTTGAAGGCCTAACGCTAAAACAAGCCATTTATATCGGCTTAGCCCAGGTGTTAGCGTTAATTCCGGGGACATCTCGCTCGGGTATAACTATGACTGCTGGCTTGATGCTAGGATTAAAACGCGAAGCCTGCGCGCGCTTTTCTTTCTTACTGTCTATACCTGTCATCTTAGGTGCAGGGTTGCTAGCCACCTTAGATTTACTCAAAGCAAATGAAGCGGTGGACTGGTATGCATTGCTGTATGGCGCAGCATTTTCATTTGTAAGTGCTTACCTTTGTATTTATTTATTCCTAAGCTGGATATCTCGTATAGGCATGCTGCCTTTCGTTATCTATCGCTTAGCGTTGGGCGTAATACTTCTATGGTTTGTTTTCGCTTAA
- the folK gene encoding 2-amino-4-hydroxy-6-hydroxymethyldihydropteridine diphosphokinase, producing the protein MPKHTILISIGSNIEREHYTRQSLVALKQHFSDVSVSSVYESEAVGFNGSPFYNAAARATTSKNVEEVCAILKAIEKDNGRVHTDKKFCARTLDLDLLTYDSKVTTSPVVLPREEICYNAFVLWPLAELVPDDIHPETQETYAQMWQNFDKQKQQLWPIDFTWS; encoded by the coding sequence ATGCCTAAACATACCATTTTAATCAGCATTGGTTCTAATATTGAGCGCGAGCATTATACGAGACAGTCTTTGGTTGCCCTAAAACAACACTTCTCAGATGTTTCAGTGTCTTCCGTTTATGAAAGCGAAGCTGTAGGCTTCAACGGGAGTCCTTTTTATAATGCTGCCGCCCGGGCGACAACATCAAAAAATGTTGAAGAGGTGTGTGCAATACTGAAAGCAATTGAGAAAGACAATGGAAGAGTGCATACCGATAAAAAATTCTGCGCTAGAACCCTTGATCTCGATTTGCTTACCTATGATAGTAAGGTAACCACATCCCCTGTGGTTTTGCCTCGCGAAGAGATTTGTTACAACGCGTTTGTGCTTTGGCCGTTAGCTGAACTTGTTCCCGACGACATTCACCCTGAAACGCAAGAAACCTATGCCCAAATGTGGCAAAACTTTGATAAACAGAAACAACAATTATGGCCAATTGACTTTACTTGGAGTTAA